From Alkalinema sp. FACHB-956:
ATCTGGTCTGGATTGGCAACTTGGCTCAAGTGGTCAACTTAACCGAGGAACGTCTGCACATTCTCCGCTTCCTAGGGGCTGCTTGCCAGAAGTACTACCTCCTCGTTTGAAACCTGCGGAATGTGGGTTCTAACATTGCGTTTTAAATTCACGTTCTAGAGTCGCGTTCTAGGCTCACAAAATTGGCTAGAATGTGTGATCTTGGTTTGTGCAGTCATCCGTGATCGATTTAACTTTTAGTTGCTAGATCGGTTATTTCTGAAAGTATGCGTTCGTTGTCGGGATGGTCAATCAACCATTTCCTTCAGCGATCGGCTGAATTGATCTGAGTCTGTATGGCTTCCAGTTGTTCTAGCGAATATTCTGTAATCCGCGCGATCGTCTCCAGGGATAAGCCTTCCTGCAACATCTTCATCGCCAGGATCCGCCGTTCCTCTTCCTGCCCTTCCGCGCGACCTTCGGCCTTAAGTTCCGTTTCCCACTCTTGATAAATCACCGATTCCCGCATCACTTCCCTCCTGAGAATTCGCTGAATCACCGTCTTCTCCAATGATAACCCAGCTATCACGGCACTGCTGACGGTCAGATTACTCCGCTCCGTCCGATCGGGAATCTCATCCAACCGCCGCGCCACTTCCCGTAACAAGGCTTCCCGATCGTTCGTTTGCGTCAACACCGCATAGGGCAATAAACCGGGTCGTTGCAAAAATGCTTCCGGTGACTGCTCCCACAGCCGCACCACTTGAAACTCATGGCGGAGTTGATTGCCTGCAAACTGCGTTATGTAGACCCACTCCGAAGTCGTTTCCCGTAAATACACAACCACTTGCACTAAGGTACGATCGGGGTATTTGCGATAAATGCGTAGGGCATAATCCGCCATACGAAAGGGCAAATCCCGATCGGGATTGGTTTGAAATTCACAATGGACAATTACCTGTTGCGATTTCAATAAAATCACAGAATCGGCTCGAATCGGCTCGATCGAGAGTTCTGTCGGTTTTAACTCAGTTAACGCGATCGGCTCTCCCAGCAACCAGGCTGCAAAATCCTGGGAGTATTGCTGGATCAGGAATTTAGAAAGGTTGTCAAACATAGTGCAATTTTACTATGTTGAGCAATACTGAAGTAGACAAGCAAATATCATTCTAGTAATTCCTGCATCAGACCATGATCAACTCGGAGGAGTTAAATTCACTTTTGGTTCTGAATTCAATGATTTTTACAACGGTTCGATCGTTGCTTTGCAAAGATATTAGATCAACTCTTGCCTGTGTACCACTAATCGCACAGACAAAAAAGTAGCCCTAATAGTTGCAACATCTCACTAGCCGATGTTACACACCCTTAGAACTACGCAAGGAAAATTACTAACCAATACACTCCCTCCATGGAGATTGAATGGAGGAAAGATGTATATGACAAGACTTAATTAGCAATCTGCATTAGCGATCTGCATTAGCAATCTGCAATTAATAACTATCTGCACCTGGAATAGAATCCGGCTCTAGGTCAAACTGCTCCAGGGAAGCATCACGGATTGCCTGCCAGCAATAGAACAGTTCTTCACCTTGTAGATCTTTTGTTCTAAATTCTTGGATGGCTTGATCGAGTTCTTGTAAGGTATGTAGGGTTTTAGGTGTAGCGGTGGATTTTGATGTGTCAGCCATGAGAACTACCTCCGGGGATGAGTGACAAGACTAAATGGTATGAATCAGACTAGCGTTGCTAGTAATGTTGCGAACCAAGTATTGCGAACCACGAATGTCCAGGGAACTCACAGGAGTGTATTAAAAAAATTTAATGCGACCCCCTTGGGCCTCAGTATAGCTAAAAAAGTCTTTCGGTGAAGTATTAAAAATAACGTCCGTATTGTTGAATTCCAACTTACGGTTGATTTTAGGGGGATCCCCCTGGGGTTCAGTATTGAAAGATACAAAAATCAAAGAAACTTGTCGATCGGTAATTTTTTAACATTAGATAAAACAAATGTCAGGCACTAAATGTCGGGCACTCTGCAAAATTCCAATTAACCATCACCCAAAATCAGTATTGTGCGATTGCACCATCAGTATTGTGTGATTGACCTTGGTGATCCCTGCCAGCGATCGCAGGTGCCCCCCACGGGTTCCCCAATGGTGTACCGTTATGAATGGATAGACTCAAGACCTCATAGATATGTCACCCGCCTGGAACCGTCGGCACGTTCTTTCACTCTCGGATTTTGCCCCTTGGGAGTACAACACCGTCCTACAAACCGCCAATAGTTTTCGTGAAGTCCTATCGCGGCGCACGAAGAAAGTTCCCACCCTTCAGGGACAAGTGGTTACGAATTTATTCTTTGAGCCATCTACCCGCACCCGCAGTAGCTTTGAACTGGCCGCAAAACGGCTGTCTGCGGATACGCTCAACTTTGCCCCTGGCAGTTCTTCCTTAACCAAAGGGGAAACGATTCTGGATACAGCGAAAACCTACCTGGCCATGGGCACGGATCTGATGGTGATCCGGCATAAAGAAGCTGGGGTGCCCCACGCGATCGCGGCGGAAATGGATCGGCTCAATTCGGGAGTAGGCGTGTTGAATGCGGGAGATGGTCAGCACGAACACCCCTCCCAAGCGTTATTAGATCTCTTTACGATCTGCGCCCTCCT
This genomic window contains:
- a CDS encoding Rpn family recombination-promoting nuclease/putative transposase gives rise to the protein MFDNLSKFLIQQYSQDFAAWLLGEPIALTELKPTELSIEPIRADSVILLKSQQVIVHCEFQTNPDRDLPFRMADYALRIYRKYPDRTLVQVVVYLRETTSEWVYITQFAGNQLRHEFQVVRLWEQSPEAFLQRPGLLPYAVLTQTNDREALLREVARRLDEIPDRTERSNLTVSSAVIAGLSLEKTVIQRILRREVMRESVIYQEWETELKAEGRAEGQEEERRILAMKMLQEGLSLETIARITEYSLEQLEAIQTQINSADR